A single region of the Holophagales bacterium genome encodes:
- a CDS encoding IS30 family transposase, with product MLYHQLTQEERYLIAGGRRLQRSQRELAEELGRAPSTISREMRRNATPHDGAYRGEKAQSYAVARRRRCRRGPQFSEDVLNQVESALRERWSPEQIVGQFRAEGKSVPSHETIYRRLRRDRRTGGTLYRFMRIMSKMGRKRYRSRPTRGVLLGKRHISERAAVVDQRGRIGDWEGDTVMGTGSRHCLLTLVERKSGFTLIRKLEARTMAEATAAASSVIQRMRHRFQTITFDNGTEFHDYERLEQRFGVTCYFATPYHSWERGSNENLNGLVRQYLPRGRCLRRTTQEDCDKIAAALNNRPRKRHGFLTPLDIFLGLNGCCT from the coding sequence ATGCTGTATCACCAGCTCACCCAGGAAGAACGATATCTCATAGCAGGGGGCCGTCGGTTGCAGAGGAGCCAGCGTGAGCTGGCCGAGGAGCTAGGACGGGCGCCGAGCACGATCAGCCGCGAGATGCGGCGAAACGCGACGCCCCATGACGGGGCCTATCGGGGCGAGAAGGCCCAGAGCTACGCGGTGGCGAGACGACGACGATGCCGCCGTGGACCGCAATTCAGCGAGGACGTGCTGAACCAGGTCGAGAGCGCCCTGAGGGAGCGGTGGAGCCCAGAGCAGATCGTGGGCCAGTTCCGGGCGGAAGGGAAGAGCGTGCCGAGTCACGAGACGATCTATAGACGGTTGCGGCGGGACAGGCGCACGGGAGGAACGCTCTACCGATTCATGCGGATCATGTCGAAGATGGGACGGAAGCGTTATCGCAGCCGGCCCACGCGGGGCGTGCTGCTAGGCAAGCGCCACATATCGGAGCGGGCGGCCGTCGTCGACCAGCGTGGCCGGATCGGCGACTGGGAAGGAGACACAGTCATGGGCACGGGATCCAGGCACTGCCTTCTGACGCTGGTGGAACGCAAGAGCGGTTTCACCCTGATCCGCAAGCTCGAGGCGCGAACCATGGCTGAAGCCACGGCAGCGGCGTCCAGTGTCATCCAGCGCATGCGGCATAGGTTTCAGACAATCACCTTTGACAACGGCACCGAGTTCCATGACTACGAGCGCCTGGAGCAGCGTTTCGGCGTGACCTGCTACTTCGCCACCCCATACCACTCGTGGGAGCGCGGTTCCAACGAGAACCTCAACGGGTTGGTTCGCCAGTACCTACCGAGGGGGCGCTGCCTGCGACGCACCACACAGGAAGACTGCGACAAGATAGCTGCCGCCCTTAACAACCGCCCGCGCAAACGCCACGGGTTTCTGACGCCGCTGGACATCTTTCTCGGTCTCAATGGGTGTTGCACTTAG
- a CDS encoding IS110 family transposase — translation MDIAKSVYEVAVSEEPGRVKERRRFTRSQMVRFFANREPARVVIEACGAAHALARQLEGYGHEPVLLPPAQVRRYVLRNKTDRTDTKGLLEADRNEEIVPVPVKTVGQQALVAVHRLRSGWMATRTARLNAIRGFLRELGVTVPVGATRVLPALAGALETGRVPGTLETLLRTTADEVRELDRRIEEAESTLKRLAREMDAAVRLQTVPGIGLLTATALIGSVGEPGRFPSGRHLAAFLGLVPRESSSGDRRRLGAITKRGDGYVRMLFTHGARSVLRAASVRKQNDRLRTWALETQKRKGHNKATVALANKLTRIAWAVWLKDRPYEGRAPEETL, via the coding sequence ATGGACATTGCCAAGAGCGTGTACGAGGTGGCGGTCTCGGAAGAACCTGGGCGGGTGAAGGAGCGGCGGCGGTTCACGAGGAGCCAGATGGTGAGGTTCTTCGCGAATCGCGAACCGGCGCGGGTGGTGATCGAGGCGTGCGGAGCGGCACACGCGCTGGCGCGCCAGCTCGAGGGGTACGGGCACGAGCCGGTGCTGCTGCCGCCGGCACAGGTGAGGCGCTACGTGTTGCGGAACAAGACGGACCGGACGGACACGAAGGGGCTGCTCGAGGCGGACCGCAACGAGGAGATCGTGCCTGTGCCTGTGAAGACGGTGGGCCAACAGGCTCTGGTGGCGGTGCACCGGCTGAGATCGGGGTGGATGGCGACGCGCACGGCGCGGCTGAATGCGATTCGGGGCTTTCTTCGGGAGCTGGGCGTGACGGTGCCGGTGGGGGCCACGAGGGTTCTGCCGGCCTTGGCGGGAGCTCTGGAGACGGGCCGAGTGCCAGGAACGCTCGAGACGCTGCTGCGAACGACGGCGGATGAGGTCCGGGAACTGGACCGCCGAATCGAAGAGGCCGAGAGCACGCTGAAGCGACTGGCGCGTGAGATGGATGCGGCGGTTCGGCTGCAGACGGTGCCGGGAATCGGACTGCTGACGGCGACAGCGCTGATCGGCTCCGTCGGCGAGCCGGGCCGATTTCCGTCGGGGCGTCACCTGGCGGCCTTCCTGGGCCTCGTTCCGCGGGAAAGCTCCAGTGGGGACCGGCGACGGCTTGGGGCCATCACCAAGCGGGGAGACGGATACGTTCGAATGCTGTTCACCCACGGGGCGCGATCGGTGCTCCGGGCGGCGTCGGTAAGGAAGCAGAACGACCGGCTCCGGACCTGGGCACTGGAGACGCAGAAGAGAAAGGGCCACAACAAGGCGACGGTGGCACTGGCGAACAAGCTGACGCGAATCGCCTGGGCGGTGTGGCTCAAGGACAGGCCCTACGAGGGCAGAGCACCAGAAGAGACCCTCTGA
- a CDS encoding energy transducer TonB, with the protein MRSFRSVLLPVLACGPFVLAGCSASPQPPRPSEAQQLLRSCADLMPQADSSVVQPVEVRRVQPIPPRNAGSSGYACVKATASVDGRLTAFTLLRTDNPAFVPACMGALQQWSYKPAARSGTPVPLDIVVSLSFSRR; encoded by the coding sequence ATGCGTTCCTTCCGCTCGGTCCTTCTCCCCGTCCTCGCCTGCGGGCCCTTCGTGCTGGCCGGCTGTTCTGCCAGCCCACAGCCACCCCGTCCATCCGAGGCCCAGCAGCTCCTCAGGTCATGCGCCGACCTCATGCCCCAGGCCGATTCGTCGGTGGTCCAGCCCGTCGAGGTGCGCAGGGTCCAGCCAATCCCGCCCCGCAATGCCGGCTCCTCCGGTTACGCCTGTGTGAAAGCTACCGCCTCCGTCGACGGACGGCTTACGGCCTTCACACTTCTCCGAACCGACAACCCCGCCTTCGTTCCTGCGTGCATGGGCGCCCTTCAGCAGTGGTCCTACAAGCCAGCCGCTCGGTCCGGAACGCCGGTGCCCCTCGACATCGTCGTTAGCCTCTCCTTCTCACGCCGCTGA